Proteins from one Podospora pseudoanserina strain CBS 124.78 chromosome 1, whole genome shotgun sequence genomic window:
- a CDS encoding hypothetical protein (antiSMASH:Cluster_3; EggNog:ENOG503NY9X; COG:S), with product MKSLAPQFTEFFRFELLRILGTAPFHGCDVSEWAEATESIKQDDPESWYGAWTQAAERVEVMAEEAMKNGDHHGARWAFLRACNYRRASEFMLHVQPSDPRLLASLVKASDNFRQASKLLNSPVETLEIPFGNGSTLPGYLFLPAGGTRAGHREEKMPILVATGGFDSIQEELFFGMADGARVRGYACVTFEGPGQGVVARRGTDRLLLRPDWEVVIKAVLDHIFQLAVAKPHLNLDLSRIALVGASMGGYFALRGATDPRVSAVVSVDGFYDLGEMMASRTPRFLWPESLGDGIFNWLLGSAQRWYFQTRWEFQHAMLATGATTPAEVYRQLARYHLRGPEGGPSVLDRIKCPALITGSRDTLYWSLEESTYRIVRELTRLEEGKDKKVWIPTGWGQGSLQAKVGAFSHFHHNMFSWLDDVFGIGAE from the coding sequence ATGAAAAGTTTGGCACCCCAATTCACCGAATTCTTTCGCTTTGAGCTACTTCGGATCCTCGGAACGGCACCCTTCCACGGCTGCGACGTAAGCGAGTGGGCAGAGGCGACGGAGTCAATCAAGCAAGATGACCCGGAAAGCTGGTATGGAGCGTGGACGCAGGCAGCAGAGAGAGTCGAAGTAATGGCGGAGGAAGCCATGAAGAACGGTGATCATCATGGGGCAAGATGGGCATTCCTGCGGGCGTGCAACTACCGACGAGCCAGCGAGTTCATGTTGCATGTGCAACCCAGCGATCCCCGACTCCTCGCATCCTTGGTCAAGGCTTCCGACAATTTTCGACAGGCCAGCAAGTTACTGAATAGCCCTGTTGAAACATTGGAGATTCCCTTCGGCAATGGCTCGACGCTGCCGGGGTATCTGTTCCTGCCAGCGGGAGGCACAAGGGCGGGTCACCGCGAGGAAAAGATGCCAATCCTGGTGGCAACCGGCGGTTTTGATTCAATTCAGGAAGAGCTCTTCTTCGGCATGGCTGACGGTGCTCGTGTACGGGGCTATGCTTGCGTCACTTTTGAAGGGCCGGGACAAGGAGTTGTGGCACGACGTGGTACTGACCGGCTCCTGCTGCGCCCCGACTGGGAGGTTGTAATCAAAGCCGTTCTCGATCATATCTTCCAATTAGCCGTTGCCAAGCCGCACCTCAACCTGGATCTGTCCCGCATCGCGTTGGTTGGCGCGTCGATGGGTGGGTATTTTGCTCTCAGGGGTGCAACCGACCCCCGCGTGTCCGCTGTCGTTTCGGTGGATGGGTTTTACGACCTCGGCGAGATGATGGCGTCCCGTACTCCTCGTTTCCTATGGCCTGAGAGCCTCGGTGACGGAATCTTCAACTGGCTTCTCGGGTCAGCCCAAAGGTGGTATTTTCAGACACGTTGGGAGTTCCAACATGCCATGCTTGCAACGGGCGCTACTACACCAGCCGAAGTGTACCGGCAGTTGGCTCGCTATCATCTGCGCGGGCCTGAAGGCGGTCCGAGTGTCCTCGATCGGATCAAGTGCCCGGCCCTGATTACCGGTTCGAGGGACACGCTGTATTGGTCGTTAGAGGAGAGCACGTACAGGATCGTGCGGGAGCTGACGAGGctcgaggaggggaaggacaagaaggtgTGGATTCCAACGGGTTGGGGACAGGGCTCGCTGCAGGCCAAAGTCGGAGCCTTTTCCCACTTTCATCACAACATGTTTTCGTGGTTGGACGACGTGTTCGGGATTGGCGCTGAGTAG
- a CDS encoding hypothetical protein (EggNog:ENOG503NW5M; antiSMASH:Cluster_3; SMCOG1005:Drug resistance transporter; SMCOG1005: EmrB/QacA; COG:U), which produces MDATTECKTQSHDPTIEPVPTDGQTGGRYGWRFSAILVALSLTSILAGLEIGCIATAMPTIVKALGTGDESETIYVWVANAYFLTMTAFQPLYGQAANIFGRRTMTVLAVVFFAIGSAISGAASSMPMLVAGRAIMGVGGGGILVMIEIIICDLCPQRDRPKYLGIVMSIFGLAMCVGPLIGGGLAEHASWRWIFYLNLPVAAVSLVPLLLFLRVKYKRDAIGKMLARVDWGGNTLFAAAVTSILVALTWGGTEHAWSAWQTLVPLFLGIAGLGLFLWLESTTLIEQPTMPLRLFANRTSSGAFGLTFVASILTYWMAYWLPIYFQAVKEDSPTQSGISTLPVSMIMIPFSILAGGGVTVLGKFRPFQFAGISLMTIAMGLFSLLDIESSKGHWVGFQVVAAAGGGLLLTCTLPAVQAPLPEADVAIATATWGFLRSFGGIWGIAIPTAIFNSHVNTLLDQGRVSEEAVVNALRNGGAYALASVGFIQSIPPDIKQQVKTVYVESLRLVWQVAIGFGVLGFLIAIIIKEVKLREDLETDFGLVEGANNSSSSEVAAESGRGVVESKAEKSVTGTA; this is translated from the exons ATGGACGCCACGACAGAGTGCAAAACGCAAAGTCATGATCCAACTATCGAGCCAGTCCCAACGGACGGGCAAACGGGAGGTCGATATGGCTGGCGCTTCAGT GCAATTCTCGTCGCCCTATCTCTGACTTCgatcctcgccggcctcgaAATCGGATGCATCGCCACTGCTATGCCCACGATTGTCAAGGCTCTTGGCACTGGAGATGAAAGTGAGACTATCTACGTCTGGGTTGCCAATGCCTACTTCCTCACCATGACGGCTTTCCAG CCTCTCTACGGTCAGGCTGCCAATATCTTTGGTCGGAGAACCATGACAGTGCTAGCCGTTGTATTCTTCGCCATCGGATCTGCGATCTCTGGCGCTGCTAGCAGCATGCCCATGCTCGTAGCCGGGAGAGCTATTATgggcgttggtggtggcggcattCTCGTCATGATCGAGATCATCATCTGCGATCTCTGCCCCCAGCGTGACAGGCCCAAATATCTGGGAATAGTGATGAGCATCTTTGGTCTGGCCATGTGCGTTGGTCCACTGATCGGCGGTGGTCTGGCAGAGCATgcgagctggagatggaTCTTCTATCTCAACCTTCccgttgctgctgtctcCCTCGTCCCACTGTTGCTTTTTCTGCGCGTCAAGTACAAGAGGGACGCGATTGGAAAGATGCTCGCGCGGGTAGACTGGGGAGGAAATACCCTTTTCGCAGCAGCCGTCACGTCCATTCTAGTGGCGCTTACCTGGGGAGGGACAGAACACGCTTGGTCGGCATGGCAGACACTTGTTCCGCTATTCCTCGGAATTGCAGGTCTAGGCCTCTTTCTTTGGCTTGAGTCAACAACACTCATTGAGCAACCAACAATGCCTCTCCGACTCTTCGCCAACCGCACCTCTTCGGGAGCATTCGGTCTTACCTTTGTCGCTTCCATCCTGACCTATTGGATGGCCTACTGGCTACCTATCTACTTTCAAGCTGTCAAAGAAGATTCCCCAACACAGTCTGGAATCTCTACGTTACCTGTGTCGATGATCATGATCCCCTTCTCGATTCTTGCAGGAGGCGGCGTGACAGTACTCGGAAAGTTCCGCCCATTCCAATTCGCAGGCATCTCTTTGATGACCATAGCCATGGGCCTGTTCTCTCTTCTGGACATCGAATCGTCAAAGGGACATTGGGTcggcttccaggttgttgctgctgccggcggTGGCTTGCTGCTAACCTGCACACTCCCTGCCGTCCAAGCACCACTTCCTGAAGCTGATGTTGCCATTGCCACAGCAACTTGGGGGTTCTTGCGAAGCTTCGGTGGCATCTGGGGCATCGCCATCCCAACTGCCATTTTCAACTCGCATGTAAACACCTTGCTCGATCAAGGCCGAGTGAGCGAAGAGGCTGTTGTCAACGCCTTGCGAAATGGCGGCGCATATGCCTTGGCTTCGGTGGGTTTCATCCAGTCTATTCCACCCGATATCAAACAGCAGGTCAAGACGGTCTACGTAGAAAGCTTGCGGCTTGTGTGGCAAGTTGCTATCGGATTTGGCGTCCTTGGCTTTCTCATcgcaatcatcatcaaagagGTCAAGCTACGGGAGGATCTTGAGACTGATTTTGGACTCGTCGAGGGAGCCAATAACAGTTCCAGCTCAGAGGTGGCTGCAGAAAGCGGGAGAGGCGTTGTGGAGAGTAAGGCCGAAAAGTCCGTGACCGGCACAGCATAA
- a CDS encoding hypothetical protein (antiSMASH:Cluster_3; COG:S; EggNog:ENOG503PEP6) translates to MADQAAAPPQPPTQLIKFSVYLYKKEDIDYDEFLNWVTKEYPSKAAPIMKRHGIVQWTQTVTPPHFRTPFRAALQHMGRDKWTVPDYDVVMSYWIPTPDTMQALTQDPEWIELETKEAMPRANMTVGHFEIGHEIVQFGEVRSQGTA, encoded by the exons atggccgacCAAGCTGCCGCACCGCCTCAGCCGCCTACTCAGCTCATCAAGTTCAGTGTTTACCTCTACAAGAAAGAGGATATTGACTATGATGAGTTTCTCAACTGGGTGACCAAGGAGTACCCCTCCAAGGCAGCCCCCATCATGAAAAGACACGGTATTGTGCAATGGACACAG ACCGTGACCCCTCCGCATTTCCGGACCCCCTTCCGCGCTGCTCTTCAGCACATGGGAAGGGACAAGTGGACGGTCCCCGACTACGATGTGGTCATGTCGTATTGGATCCCCACCCCCGATACCATGCAGGCTCTGACCCAGGACCCTGAGTGGATCGAACTGGAGACCAAGGAAGCAATGCCGCGGGCTAACATGACAGTTGGTCACTTTGAGATAGGGCATGAGATCGTCCAGTTCGGTGAAGTACGGTCTCAGGGAACTGCTTAG
- a CDS encoding hypothetical protein (antiSMASH:Cluster_3; COG:S; EggNog:ENOG503P1GJ), with protein MHIVKAFATGLLLLANHAGVLAQDPGAGAPDNSNPLAIYPSCAQNCIITAFTNHTFCSSPLDQECTCTSPDFNGFMHECILATCTIREALFTHNISSTTCQVPVFDRSPEIIRETAAMLITICLLVAARIGYKIYYAEGDRFMFSRPKAHTTSQNGLWWDDYALVFLLLCGGIPAMVLTIFFLAPNGLGKDMWAVPFEDIDKLFKFSFVSGVLYLPQVAALKLTFLFFYLRIFPSPGTRRVIWGTIVFTSLYGLTFFLLAIFQCSPIEDWYKWDGTGTGKCLNKDAIQWSCAIISIVLDVWMIGIPLWSMRIVKLHWKKKVGVGAMFAVGLLVTIVCCIRLRYIADITSSQNPTQDLFNIIRWSTIEGFTSSVCACMPFIRQVLVRIFPKAMRTGTTKKSTYAYNVHSFGNTLKGHGVSVNSDMTVTVNDPGLNGKVYHKDFPYPYNVPHSESTAALAEREGANRDGQAQYQGSDGTSVIIVQGNTPPPSGHIPLTNVHRPQRY; from the exons ATGCACATCGTCAAAGCGTTCGCgaccggcctcctccttctcgccaACCATGCCGGCGTCCTCGCTCAGGACCCGGGTGCCGGCGCACCCGATaactccaaccccctagCCATCTACCCATCATGTGCT CAAAACTGCATCATCACCGCTTTCACAAACCAcaccttctgctcctcccccctaGACCAAGAATGCACCTGCACCTCCCCCGACTTCAACGGCTTCATGCACGAGTGCATCTTGGCCACCTGCACCATCCGCGAAGCCCTCTTCACCcacaacatctcctccaccacctgccaAGTCCCCGTCTTTGACCGCTCCCCGGAAATCATCCGTGAGACCGCTGCCATGCTCATCACCATTtgcctcctcgtcgccgcaAGAATAGGTTACAAGATCTACTATGCCGAAGGGGACAGGTTCATGTTTTCCCGGCCAAAGGCGCATACCACTTCCCAGAACGGGCTCTGGTGGGACGACTACGCGTTGGTTTTCCTGCTCCTGTGCGGTGGGATACCAGCCATGGTGTTGACCATCTTCTTTTTGGCGCCGAATGGCCTGGGGAAGGATATGTGGGCTGTCCCGTTTGAGGACATTGACAAGCTTTTCAAATTCAGCTTTGTTTCCGGGGTGTTGTATCTACCTCAGGTGGCGGCCTTGAAGCTGACGTTTTTGTTCTTTTACCTGAGGATCTTTCCCTCGCCGGGGACCAGGAGGGTTATTTGGGGGACGATTGTCTTTACCAGCTTGTACGGGTTGACGTTTTTCCTTTTGGCCATCTTCCAGTGCTCGCCGATTGAGGATTGGTACAAGTGGGATGGCACCGGGACGGGGAAGTGTCTGAACAAGGATGCCATACAGTGGAGCTGCGCGATTATCAGTATTGTGCTGGATGTGTGGATGATTGGGATTCCGCTTTGGAGCATGAGGATTGTGAAGCTGCattggaagaagaaggtcggGGTGGGGGCTATGTTTGCTGTTGGTTTATT GGTAACCATCGTCTGCTGCATCCGACTGCGGTACATCGCCGACATCACCAGCTCgcaaaacccaacccaagatctcttcaacatcatccgGTGGTCCACGATCGAAGGCTTCACCAGCTCGGTCTGCGCCTGCATGCCCTTCATCAGACAAGTCCTTGTGCGCATCTTCCCCAAGGCGATGCGCACAGGAACAACAAAGAAGTCGACCTACGCCTACAATGTGCACAGCTTTGGAAACACCCTCAAGGGCCACGGTGTCTCTGTCAACTCCGACATGACAGTCACTGTTAACGACCCAGGGTTAAACGGAAAGGTCTACCACAAAGACTTTCCATATCCCTACAACGTGCCACACTCGGAATCCACAGCTGCGTTGGCTGAGCGTGAAGGGGCAAACAGAGATGGGCAAGCCCAATATCAGGGGAGCGATGGGACGTCCGTGATCATCGTTCAGGGGAACACTCCGCCGCCATCAGGACACATTCCTTTGACAAATGTTCACCGGCCTCAAAGATATTAA
- a CDS encoding hypothetical protein (antiSMASH:Cluster_3; EggNog:ENOG503NXT1; COG:S) — MPSKGVQVFTYIGVPDISIELSVPKQTITRRDQGFWSGSLEVEARNIDSFFNKKGRFTFKVFHRGNQITEQWIDVNALTGNASGGTMESIAETPSIFHDNFIISYGLYEAGPGHDPLPNQHQCYVTVTQNYTNWITNLAPPGSDFEKKPFHRLVLPSAHDVGMNSMESSAALLRKVGGAVVSTMLTRTDDKVCRVVDKLSGYPIELIAPNIIYSLSITQKDSLESMLRIGARYFEFRPARLHSSIRGRDALPDKLYFMHSAIPGMGYDTFLEGIVKFLRANKNEIIVVQLRWDGVPSDCAHPSSEEKKQYLEKAIRDHAGGEINVGNLDDMKHRTISELRRDKKRLLMLDSVDTLSTYTDDGNATINGQSIVDAFPRVLEDRGAQRRAGFVLIQCQATATNIQKALLHSIKDAGVTTSVLLATKGLCDHKTLPWCRDNVVDRCELGKTVVLMNDWLDGATVDVAVGLSRRRLAK; from the coding sequence ATGCCCAGTAAAGGGGTCCAAGTCTTCACTTACATCGGTGTACCCGATATCTCCATTGAGCTCTCGGTCCCCAAGCAAACCATCACCCGACGAGACCAAGGCTTCTGGAGTGGCTCCCTCGAAGTCGAAGCCCGCAACATCGATAGTTTCTTCAACAAAAAAGGTCGCTTCACCTTCAAAGTCTTCCACCGCGGCAACCAAATCACAGAACAATGGATCGACGTCAACGCCCTAACCGGCAACGCCAGCGGCGGCACAATGGAATCCATAGCCGAAACACCTTCCATCTTCCACGACAACTTCATCATCTCCTACGGCCTCTACGAAGCCGGGCCCGGTCAtgacccccttcccaaccaacaccaatgcTACGTGACCGTGACCCAAAACTACACCAACTggatcaccaacctcgccccccCAGGCTCAGATTTTGAAAAGAAACCCTTCCAccgcctcgtcctcccctccgctcACGACGTGGGCATGAACAGCATGGAATCCAGCGCCGCCCTTCTCCGCAAAGTAGGCGGCGCCGTCGTCTCAACAATGCTCACCCGCACCGACGACAAGGTCTGCCGGGTGGTCGACAAGCTCTCGGGGTACCCCATCGAGCTCATAGCCCCCAACATCATCTACAGCCTCTCCATCACGCAAAAAGACTCGTTGGAATCCATGCTCCGGATCGGAGCGCGGTACTTTGAGTTTCGTCCCGCCAGACTCCACAGCAGCATCCGTGGCCGGGACGCGTTGCCGGACAAGCTGTATTTTATGCACAGCGCCATCCCAGGTATGGGGTATGACACCTTCCTGGAAGGCATCGTCAAGTTCCTCCGTGCCAACAAGAATGAAATAATTGTGGTGCAACTCCGGTGGGATGGCGTCCCGTCTGACTGTGCCCATCCTTCcagcgaggagaagaagcagtaTCTTGAGAAGGCGATCCGTGATCATGCCGGGGGTGAGATCAACGTGGGCAATCTGGATGACATGAAACACCGGACTATCTCTGAGCTGAGGAGGGATAAGAAGAGGTTGCTTATGCTTGATAGTGTGGATACTTTGTCGACTTATACTGATGATGGAAATGCCACAATCAACGGGCAGAGTATTGTGGATGCTTTCCCGCGGGTGTTGGAGGATAGGGGGGCGCAGAGGAGGGCTGGGTTTGTGTTGATCCAGTGTCAAGCTACGGCGACTAATATCCAGAAGGCGCTGTTGCATTCGATAAAGGATGCGGGGGTGACGACGAGTGTGTTGTTGGCGACGAAGGGGTTGTGCGATCATAAGACGCTGCCGTGGTGTAGGGATAATGTGGTGGATCGGTGTGAGCTGGGAAagacggtggtgttgatgaatGATTGGCTTGATGGGGCGACGGTGGATGTGGCGGTTGGGCTGAGTaggaggaggttggcaaAATGA